The segment CATCGTGCGCTTTCTTCGCGCTATCAACATCCACGGTAGAACAATCAATCAGCAACGCGCCCGCTTTTGCAGCTGACACAATGTCTTTGTAGACAGCTTGCAAGATCACCCCGTTTGGCAGCATGGTCACAACCACGTCTTGCCCCTCAGTTGCAGCAACCGCGCTATCAGCCAGTGTCACGCCTTCGATTGCAACGTTCGTCACATCAAAGCCGGTTACCGTATGGCCAGCAGCCGCAAGGTTCGCGGCCATAGGCGCGCCCATATTTCCAAGGCCAATAAAACCAATATTTGCCATTATTCCTCCCAATGCTTCTTATGCAGAAGCTAGCATTTTTTCAATTATCTCGTTTGGAACATCCTCAAATGTTCCATACTTCCATTTCGGGTTTCTGTCTTTATCAACAATGGCAGCTCGCACCCCTTCTAGGAAATTTCCGTATTCCATAGCAAGCGAGGTAAAGCCATATTCTCCGGCAAGGGCAGCTTCAACAGAGTTGTTGACGCGGGCACGGCGAACCAATTGCAAGGTGCATTCAAGCGCAAGCGGATCATTGCGTTTCATTGCTTTAAGAGCGGCAATGGCCCAATCATCGGTTGATGCCTCCAACGCCTCGATTATTTCAGCTGTGTCACGGCGGGTGAACACCAAATCAATCGCTTCCAATACAGAAGATAGCGTGTCGGCCTCTGGTTCCGTTTCAAAGGTTTCCACAAAACTCAAATCACCTGTATCGCAAATTGCTTCGATGAGACCGTCCTTAGCAGAATCTGGAATATGGGCATCTGCAAACCCTGCCAAGATCGCATCCGCCGCATTCATGCGGTATCCGGTCATGCCGAGGAACTCACCAAGATAGCCCCCCGCATTTGCAAGCAAGTGGGTACTGCCAACATCTGGCACCAAACCGATACCACATTCAGGCATTGCAATTTTAGCAGATGACATCACCACACGATGAGAGCCATGGCCAGAAACACCAACGCCGCCGCCCATGACGAAGCCATGGATCAAGGCTAGATAAGGTTTAGGATAATGGGCAATCATCGCGTTAAGACGGTATTCTTCGGTGAAGAATTTTTGCGAGAATGAATAATCGCCTTTAATGCCAGCTTGGTACATTTCATCAATGTCACCACCTGCACAAAACGCCTTCTCACCTACCCCATCAATGATGACACAACGAATGGACGCATCATCACGCCATGCAATCAGCGCCTTCTCAATCTCTGTCACCATCTCGTAACTAAGGGCATTAAGCGCCTCAGGACGGTTCAACGTGATGCGACCGGCAAGGCCTTCTTTTCTAATCAAAACGTCATTGGTCATTAATTTTGGTGCTCTGCTAGAACGGATCTTGAAATAATCATACGCATGATCTGGTTTGTGCCTTCTAATATCTGATGGACGCGTAAATCACGAACGATTTTTTCGATACCATAATCCGTCAAATAGCCATAGCCGCCATGTAGCTGAAGCGCGTCATTGGCAACATCAAAACAGGCGTCTGTCACTTTCAATTTTGCCATCGCACAGAATTTGGTGGCGTCAGGCGTTTTATTATCAAGTTTCCATGCCGCTTGACGTAAGAAGGTACGCGCTGATTGGAGTTCTGTTTCCATTTCAGCCAGCTTGAATTGCAATGCTTGGAAACCAGTGAGCGATTTCCCGAAAGCTTTGCGGTCGCCCATATAAGCCACAGTCTTATCAAACGCAGATTGTGCCGCACCAAGGGCGCAAGCTGCAATATTCAAACGGCCACCATCGAGGCCCGCCATCGCATATTTAAAGCCATCGCCTTCCTGCCCCATCAGGTTTTCGAGCGGCACCTTGCAATCATCAAATTGAACTTGCGACGTTGGTTGATTGCGCCAGCCCATTTTGTTTTCAACAGCCCCGAAGCTTAGCCCCTCTTCCCCATTTTCAATCAGAACAGCAGAAATACCCTTGGCGCCATCTTCACCCGTTCGCACCATTGAGAGATAGAGGTCAGAAAACCCACCACCAGAGATGAAAGCCTTAGTGCCGTTCAACACGTAGCCATCGTTCATTTTCTTAGCAGATGTTCGCAGCGCCGCGGCATCTGAACCGGAACCCGGTTCGGTCAAGCAGTAAGAGCAAATTTTCTTGGCCGTCACCATATCTGGCAACCACGCAGCACGAAGCTCATCACTGCCAAACGTATCAATCATCCATGCACACATATTATGGATGGATAAAAACGCAGCCGTTGAGGCGCAGCCGTAAGACAGGCCTTCAAAAATGAGCGTTGCATCAAGGCGCGAAAGATCGCTGCCATATTCTTCGCCGACATAAATTGATGCCATGCCGAGTTCTGCAAGTTCCTCGAGTACATCGCGTGGCATATGCTCGCGTTGTTCCCAATCTAAGGCGTTGGGCGCGATCTTCTCATTGGCATAGCTGCGCGCCATATCAAAAATTGCTGTTTGCTCTTCTGAAAGTGAAAAGTCCATTTGCGCCGTTCCTAGTTTATTAGTGAGCGGCAATTTACGGCCAAACTGCCGCAAATTCTACAAGAAATACAAACACAACGGTTTTGCGTTGCTGCAAACTGAAATATGAGTACTATGCATTTCTGCATAACTTAGCTTTGCTCTGGAGAAGCCCAATGAAGTGGGATCATGTAC is part of the Hyphomicrobiales bacterium genome and harbors:
- a CDS encoding enoyl-CoA hydratase/isomerase family protein codes for the protein MTNDVLIRKEGLAGRITLNRPEALNALSYEMVTEIEKALIAWRDDASIRCVIIDGVGEKAFCAGGDIDEMYQAGIKGDYSFSQKFFTEEYRLNAMIAHYPKPYLALIHGFVMGGGVGVSGHGSHRVVMSSAKIAMPECGIGLVPDVGSTHLLANAGGYLGEFLGMTGYRMNAADAILAGFADAHIPDSAKDGLIEAICDTGDLSFVETFETEPEADTLSSVLEAIDLVFTRRDTAEIIEALEASTDDWAIAALKAMKRNDPLALECTLQLVRRARVNNSVEAALAGEYGFTSLAMEYGNFLEGVRAAIVDKDRNPKWKYGTFEDVPNEIIEKMLASA
- a CDS encoding acyl-CoA dehydrogenase family protein; amino-acid sequence: MDFSLSEEQTAIFDMARSYANEKIAPNALDWEQREHMPRDVLEELAELGMASIYVGEEYGSDLSRLDATLIFEGLSYGCASTAAFLSIHNMCAWMIDTFGSDELRAAWLPDMVTAKKICSYCLTEPGSGSDAAALRTSAKKMNDGYVLNGTKAFISGGGFSDLYLSMVRTGEDGAKGISAVLIENGEEGLSFGAVENKMGWRNQPTSQVQFDDCKVPLENLMGQEGDGFKYAMAGLDGGRLNIAACALGAAQSAFDKTVAYMGDRKAFGKSLTGFQALQFKLAEMETELQSARTFLRQAAWKLDNKTPDATKFCAMAKLKVTDACFDVANDALQLHGGYGYLTDYGIEKIVRDLRVHQILEGTNQIMRMIISRSVLAEHQN